Proteins from one Podospora pseudocomata strain CBS 415.72m chromosome 4, whole genome shotgun sequence genomic window:
- a CDS encoding hypothetical protein (CAZy:GH114; COG:S; EggNog:ENOG503P167), with product MSSLPPNPPEKGRLRRNSRESRLSRRQKLVLAAVAAVLIIVLIVGLGLGLGLKNRGGGGGDDDSLPPAPQPTAIWQPKVNTSWQIILNAKLDIDPNNPAVEPDVDVYDIDMFMHQNSRAVSSLHKLNKKVICYFSAGSYEKNRPDSSKFPEEDIGLVLDGWPDERWLNISSPAIREIMVGRIEIASRMGCDAVDPDNVDGYQNENGMDLTPEDSVSFMTFLADEAHKRNMAIGLKNAGDIVKTMLPRMQFAVNEECAEFNDCRTFSQFVDAGKPVFHIEYPEGAPFNTNAEQKQAYCNAPGANGFSTILKGMNLNFGAEYCDGRQVRTKVLRRFSSGR from the exons ATGTCATCTCTGCCGCCAAACCCGCCTGAAA AGGGCAGGTTGCGGAGGAATAGTAGGGAATCGAGGCTGTCACGCCGGCAGaagctggtgctggctgcCGTGGCCGCCGTGTTGATCATCGTCCTGAttgtcggcctcggcctcggcctcggtctGAAGAAccggggcggcggcggaggagacgaCGATTCACTACCACCGGCTCCTCAACCCACCGCCATCTGGCAGCCCAAGGTCAACACGTCATGGCAGATCATCCTCAACGCGAAGCTCGACATTgaccccaacaaccctgCTGTCGAACCCGACGTCGACGTGTACGACATTGACATGTTCATGCACCAAAACTCGCGTGCCGTGTCGAGTCTGCacaagctcaacaagaaGGTCATCTGCTACTTCAGCGCCGGGTCCTACGAGAAGAACCGTCCTGACTCGTCCAAGTTCCCCGAAGAGGACATCGGCCTTGTCCTGGACGGGTGGCCGGACGAGAGATGGCTCAACATCAGCAGCCCGGCGATCAGGGAGATCATGGTCGGCCGCATCGAAATCGCCAGCAGGATGGGCTGCGACGCTGTCGACCCTGACAATGTCGATGGGTACCAGAACGAGAACGGGATGGACCTGACACCGGAGGATTCCGTCTCCTTCATGACCTTCCTCGCCGACGAGGCTCACAAGCGCAACATGGCCATCGGCCTCAAGAACGCCGGCGACATTGTCAAGACGATGCTGCCGCGGATGCAGTTTGCCGTCAACGAGGAGTGCGCCGAGTTCAATGACTGCAGGACCTTCTCTCAGTTTGTCGACGCGGGCAAGCCCGTGTTCCACATTGAGTACCCCGAAGGAGCTCCgttcaacaccaacgccgaGCAAAAGCAGGCGTACTGCAACGCCCCGGGCGCGAATGGGTTCAGCACCATTCTCAAGGGGATGAACCTCAATTTTGGGGCTGAGTACTGCGATGGAAGGCAGGTGAGGACAAAGGTGCTGCGGCGGTTTTCCTCTGGCCGATAA
- a CDS encoding hypothetical protein (CAZy:GH135; EggNog:ENOG503PEI9; COG:S), with the protein MGTKMTKLSSPSQNNNKALILLPLYIYPSPDAWTPLLLAANRHPTLQFLVVVNPSNGPGEGDRPDENYVRVLQQLRDVENVKLVGYVYCSYGKREQGEMRRDIERYKVWGCEKRGCGVDIKGIFFDEAPADGGHVGYMAEAAGEVRSALGEDAVVVYNPGVFPDQGYWEKGDYVVVFENVAREWWGGYVRENVKKLPKELRERSVVIAHSCQGDEKERILADVRRERWGAHFLTGEGGYESWDGGWGGYVGEADEEWDGEEEGGCC; encoded by the exons ATGGGCACCAAAATGACCAaactctcttctccctcccaaaacaacaacaaagccctcatcctcctccccctctacatctacccctcccccgacgcCTGGACCCCCCTGCTGCTCGCCGCAAACCGGCACCCCACCCTCCagttcctcgtcgtcgtcaacccgTCCAATGGCCCCGGGGAGGGCGACAGGCCGGACGAGAACTACGTCCGGGTGCTTCAACAACTGAGGGATGTGGAAAATGTAAAGTTGGTGGGGTATGTCTACTGCAGCTATGGGAAGAGGGAGCAGGgagagatgaggagggataTAGAGAGGTATAAAGTTTGGGGGTGTGAGAAGAGGGGTTGC GGCGTGGATATCAAGGGGATTTTCTTTGACGAGGCGCCTGCTGATGGGGGCCATGTGGGGTATATGGCTGAGGCcgcgggggaggtgaggagtGCGCTTGGGGAAgacgcggtggtggtgtataaCCCGGGGGTTTTTCCTGATCAGGGGTattgggaaaagggggattACGTGGTTGTTTTTGAGAATGTAGCCagggagtggtgggggggttatgTGAGGGAGAATGTGAAGAAGTTACCAAAagagttgagggagaggagtgtGGTTATTGCGCATAGTTGTCAGGGAGACGAAAAAGAGAGGATATTGGCggatgtgaggagggagCGGTGGGGGGCGCACTTtttgacgggggagggggggtatgagagttgggatgggggttggggggggtaTGTGGGTGAGGCGGATGAGgagtgggatggggaggaagagggggggtgttgttga